The DNA region GTAAAACTTCACCTTGTATAAATATATCCGACAAAAAGAAAGAAGTACCAAAACTTCTATCCATTATTAATAACAACGCCGCAGACAATAATACTGGGAAGGATATTATACCAATGATAGCCGTTACGAAAAATGCCCAAATCGTTAAAGGTAATCTTGTCATAGACATCCCTTTTGTACGAAGGTTGATTACAGTCACCACATAGTTCAAAGACCCCATAAGTGATGAAGCAATGAAAATTGCCATAGATACCAACCATAAGGTCATACCCATACCTGAACCCGGTTGTGCCATTGGTAGTGCACTTAGGGGAGGATATATTGTCCATCCCGCCGCTGCTGGACCTGCTTCTAAAAATAACGAAGCTAACATAATTACACACGAAATAAAGAACAACCAGAACGATAGCATGTTCATAAAACCGGATGCCATATCACGTGCACCAATTTGAAGCGGTATCAACAGGTTACTAAACGTACCACTCAACCCCTGTGTCAATACAAAGAAAACCATTAGGGTTCCGTGAATGGTTACCAAAGCCAAGTACACATCTGCATCCATAACACCATCAGGTGCCCATTTGCCCAATAAGGCCTCAAAAACCGAAAAAGATTCTCCTGGCCAAGCCAATTGCATACGAAACATAAGGGACATTAAAATACCCAACGCTCCCATAACGAATACACCAGTAATTAAATACTGCTTAGAGATCATCTTATGATCTTGACTAAATATATACTTAGTTACAAAGGTTTGTTTGTGGTGATGTTCGTGATCGTCATGTCCATGATCATCAACCTGTGCATTTGCAGTAACAGACATATTTGCTATTCTTTAATTTTAAATTTTCTTTTAAGCTCTCCTCAACTATCTATCAATACTACCTTTTTGGTATTAGTGACTTGCTGTTGCGGTTTCTATATTCTTGAATTCATCAGTAGAGGCCTGACCCATTACATTCTGTCCAAATGTTTTTTGTTCAGCCACCCAAGCATCATACTCCTCTTGAGTTTCTACAATAATCTTCATTTGCATGTTGTAGTGAGACTTTCCACAAATTTTGTTACAAAGCAGTATGTAATCAAACTCCCATGGATCTGAATTCTCTTCTCCATTGGCAGCTCTCTCCGATCTAATTGCATTTGTACGTTTTACTTTATCGGCCACATCAGGATTCTGACGCATTTCTTCCGTAGTATAAATTGGTGTAAAAGAGAACTCGGTAATCATTCCGGGAACACAGTTCATCTGAGCTCTAAAATGTGGCATATATGCCGAGTGCAATACGTCTTGTGAACGCATTTTAAAGTTAACCTTTCTCCCTACCGGCAAGTGCAACTCCTTTACAATAATATCATCGGCAGCGTACGTATCCGATTCATCCAAACCAAGAACGTTAGCTTTATTTATATCGATCATTCTAACATTAGCCTTACCCAGAACGTTGTCCTCACCACCGTATCTGGCCGTCCAGCTAAACTGCTGTGCATATAATTCAACTATTAACGGATCATCTTCATCGTTAACATCCATAATGGTTGTCCACGTATATAATCCCCAAAGGATAAGTCCAGACAAAACAATTACCGGAATAATAGTCCAGATAAACTCCAAACGATCACTATCAGCAAAGAAAAGCGCTCTCTTGCCTTCTACACCACGGTATTTATATCCAAAGTAATGTAGTAATGCCTGTGTAAGTGTTTGTACAAAGAAAATAATGATGAAAGACACCAACATTAAGGAATCATATTCCGCACCATGTGCAGAAGCCGCCTCAGGAAGTAGGAACTTAGAATATTTCCAGAAACTAAAAATTGTAATCCCGTAGATGAAAATAAGAAATGCGAACAAAAGATACCCGTTCGTATTGTTATCCGAGTCGTTGGCAATTTGAGAGTTTTCGGTTTTGAGCTGAGACAATTCAAATATCTTCGTCATCTGCCAAATCGCAATTGCCACAAGGGCTAAAACCACTAAAGTCAATAATGTAGTCATCGTATGTTCTACTATTATACGTTAAAAATACTAATAATGAAAATGTCTGCTTTCTTCTATAAACGGGTTACGTTTAGGCTGCAAAGGCGCAGTGGACAAAGCACGGAACACCCAGAAAATAAACAAGCCTGCAAAGAAAAGAACAGCACCAATTTCAGGAATACCGATAAACCATTGGTCACCCACAGTTGACGGCATAATCATATTAAAAATATCCATGTAGTGTCCTCCAAGTATAACAATACCCGCTAAAACCACAAACCAGTTTAAACGTTTATAATCGCTATTCATTAAAAGTAAAACAGGAAATAAGAAGTTCATTGCTATCATACCGAAAAATGGCAATCTATAATCCGCAATTCTAGTAACATAATAAGTAACCTCCTCTGGAATGTTGGAGTACCAGATAAGCATAAATTGAGAGAACCAAAGGTATGTCCAAAAAATACTAATACCGAACATGAACTTTGCTAAATCATGTATATGGCTATCATTTACATCTGGTAAATATCCTCTAGATTTTAAGTATATAGTTACCATAGCGATTACAGTAATACCAGATACGAACATACTGGCAAAAACATACCATCCAAAAAGTGTACTGTACCAGTGTGGATCAACACTCATAATCCAATCCCAGGACATAATAGACTCTGAAACCAAATAGAATACCAAGAAACCAGCAGACCATCTAAAGTTTAGTTTAAAATTAGAATCGTCGTTAGACTCATCCTGTCTCAAAGAAAGTTTTCTAGAGTATTCTCTGTAAAATATCCATCCACCTAAAAACACCGCCGCTCTAATAAGGAAGAACGTAGGATTCAAATATCCTTTTTTACCTTGTAATAAGTGATCATGGGCAACCACATCGGCATCCATCCAGACGAACAAATGATTCATATGTAATACGGACAATACCAATATTACAAACACAACAATTCCTCCAGGAACCAAGTACGCCGTAATACCTTCCATTACCCTAAACAACAATGGGGACCAACCTGCTTGAGCTGCTCGCTGTATAGCATAAAATGCCAAAACACCTAAAGCAATCATAAAGAAAAAGAATGCGGCAACATACAATGCGGCCCATGGCTTATTCTGTAATTGGTGTAACAAGTGTTCATCATGAGAAGAATCGTGAACCTCACCATGAGCGTCGGCAGCTTCACCATGACCATCAGCAGCAACCGCCCCGTGAGCCTCAACAGCTCCGTGTGCATCACCATGCCCATCACTATGACTAGCTACAATAGCTTTTGCCTCCTCTACCGTACTAGGCGCCGAAATAAATCCGATAGCAATCCCAAGCACTCCAAGAGCCATTAAAATAAAGGAACCGATCTTTAATTTGTTTGAAAACGTATACATATCCCTTTTCTAATATTATTTCGTTAAGTCTTGTTTCAATTTCATCACGTACTCCGAAACTTGCCACATCTCTTTTGTATCCATCTGCGAGGCGTAAGAACCCATAGAGTTCAATCCGTAATGAATAGTATGGTAAGCAGTACCTATTGTAATATTTCTAGCAGCATCCGAATAACTAGGAACCCCTAAAATCTTTTCTCTTTTTACAAGTGTACCCTGTCCATCTCCCTTATCACCGTGACAAATAGCACAATAAATGGTGTACAATTGACCTCCCGCTGCTAAATCCTCTTCGATATTCAAAGAATCCAAAGGACTAGATTGTACCCTTGCTAATTCTTTCCCCTCTGGTGTATTTTCATAACCATAAGGAATCCACCCACGGGAAATGGTATGCTCCGGAGGACTCATTGCTTCTTGACGATTCGGAAGGAAATCAACCTCTCCATATGCTTCATAGCCAACCGGCTCATACATGTTAGGCATATATTGATAGTTGGGACTGTTCTTATCGGCACAGGCCGTAACACACAGTAGCAACCCAAAAACGATTCCTATTTTGCTAAAACTGTTCATATTTAATGACTGTTTTTTTCAACTATATTTATCTCCACTGCCCCTGTATCCAACAACAGATCCTTCAATTCTTTTTCATTATCGTGAATATCGATTTCCATTAAGAAATGGTCATCAGTAGTACGAACATCCGGGTTTTCCGCTTCTTTGAAAGGCCATAAACGACTTCTCATATAAAAGGTAATTACCATTAAGTGAGCCGCAAAGAAAACCGTAAGTTCGAACATAATAGGCACAAAAGCCGGCATATTCTCTAAATAGCTAAAACTTGGTTTACCACCTATATCCTGAGGCCAATCCTCGATCATGATGTAGTTCATCATCACTGTAGCTACAGTAAGACCAATACAACCGTATATAAAGGATGTAATGGCAATACGAGTTGGCGCCAGACCCATGGCCTTGTCCAAACCATGAACAGGAAATGGACAATATACTTCTTCGATATGATGCTTAGCTGCTTTTACCCTTTTAACGGCAAGCATTAGCACGTCATCATCATCATAATATGCATGTATCGCTTTTGATGCCATAGCTATTGTTTCTTGTTGTTTAATAATTTTGCCTGACCGGCCCAATCGTCTCTTTGTGCTCTTCCTGGGAAAGATTCGGTTATTGAATCTAACAAATCATACTCTCTATTGGTCATTCTTGCCACCTGAGCAAAAGTGAATATTCCAATTTCATTAAGAGTAGCTTCCATTTGCGGACCTACGCCTTTAATCTGCTTAAGGTCATCGGCCGTTTCCTTAGTTGCATCAAACTTACCAATAGCACTCAAGAGCTCAGAAACACTTTCTGTAGTGTCTTGTTTTGGTACAACCTCACCCATTAATACATCGTCAGTAATAACCTCTTCTTTGGTTTCAGTTTCGGTCAATTTTGTAATTGTATACAAAGGCTGACCTGCATCTCTCAATTTCTTATACTTACTTCCTGATGACTTCAAGATAGATTTAACTTCCGCCTGAGCAATTACAGGGAACGTTCTAGCATATAGAAGGAACAATACAAAGAAGAATCCAATAGTACCTACAAAGATTCCTATATCTACAAATGTTGGAGAGAACATTGTCCAAGAGGATGGAAGGTAATCACGGTGAAGCGACGTAACGATAATCACAAAACGCTCAAACCACATTCCTATGTTCACTACAATAGAAATAGCGAAGGAAAACATAATACTAGTCCTCAATTTCTTGAACCACATAAACTGTGGAGAAAATACATTACACGTCATCATTGACCAGTATGCCCACCAGTAAGGACCAGTTGCTCTATTCAAGAACGCATACTGTTCGTATTCCACCCCAGAATACCACGCCATGAAAAGCTCGGTTATATAGGCACAACCTACAATAGAACCTGTTAACATAATTACGATGTTCATTAATTCTATATGCTGAACAGTAATATATGCTTCTAAATGACACACTTTACGCATAATAATCAAAAGCGTGTTCACCATTGCAAATCCTGAGAAGATAGCCCCTGCAACAAAGTATGGAGGGAATATAGTTGTATGCCACCCAGGAATTACCGAAGTAGCAAAGTCAAAAGATACAATCGTATGCACGGAAAGTACAAGTGGCGTAGCCAAACCAGCTAAAACCAAAGACACTTCTTCAAAACGTTGCCAATCTTTAGCACGACCACTCCAACCAAAACTCAATAATCCGTATATTTTCTTTTGGAACGGCAGTATTGCTCTATCACGCAACATTGCAAAATCAGGAAGTAAACCTGTCCACCAGAAAACCAATGATACTGATAAATACGTTGAAATGGCAAATACATCCCAAAGCAATGGAGAGTTGAAGTTCACCCAAAGCGAACCGAATTGGTTAGGAATAGGCAATACCCAGTACGCCAACCAAGGACGACCCATGTGAATAATTGGAAAAAGACCCGCCTGAACAACAGAGAAGATAGTCATTGCCTCTGCGGAACGGTTAATTGCCATTCTCCATTTCTGACGGAACAACAACAGTACCGCTGATATCAATGTACCTGCGTGACCAATACCTACCCACCAAACAAAGTTAGTAATATCCCAAGCCCAGTTAACAGACTTGTTCAGTCCCCATGTTCCAATACCTGTAGAGACTGTATAAATAATACAACCGATACCCCAAAGAAATGCCACTAAGGCAATAGAAAACACAATCCACCAATGCTTATTAGCCCTACCCTCAACTGGAGCGGCTATATCCACACTAACATCATGGTAGCCTTTATCCCCAATAACTAAGGGCTTTCGTATAGGTGCTTCGTAATGCGACGCCATATAATTCTATTATAGTTGTTTACTTAAATACGGTTTTATGCTTCGTTCGTGTTTCTCACCTTCACGTGATAGAACACATTTGGCTTAGTTCCCACATGCTCCAATAAATGGTACATACGATCACTTTCTGCTAACTTGGAAACTTCACTTTCCTTATCATTAACATCACCAAAGATTATAGCTCCTGTGCTACATGAAGCAGAACAAGCCGTTTGAAACTCTTCATCCTTTACCGGACGACCGTCTCTCTTAGCATCTAAGATAGACTTCTGAGTCATCTGAATACACATTGAACATTTTTCAATTACCCCTCTAGAACGAACATTTACATCTGGGTTCAATACCATTTTACCCAAATCGTTGTTCATGTGGTAATCAAACTCATCGTTGTTGTTATACAAGAACCAGTTGAATCTACGAACTTTATAAGGACAGTTGTTAGCACAGTATCTTGTACCTACACAACGGTTATATGCCATATGGTTCTGACCTTGACGGCTATGCGATGTTGCCGCAACCGGACAAACCGTTTCACACGGCGCATGATTACAATGTTGACACATCACAGGCTGGAAAGCCACTTGAGGATTAGCCGCTGGATGCTCCAACTCACCAAAACCACCTAATGAACCATTATCACCAGAAAGACCATCAAACCCATCCTTCTTAATATTATCACCTTCAAAAGTATCTTCCGAAGAGTAGTATCTATCAATACGCAACCAGTGCATATCCCTACTCTTTCTAACCTCTTCTTTACCGACAACAGGAACATTGTTCTCCGCATGACAAGCAATAACACAAGCCCCACAACCGGTACAAGCATTTAAATCGATTGACATATTGAAATGATGACCAATAGTACGATCAAATCCATCCCATAAATCTACAGATGTTGCAGGCACCTCTTGGTGGTCTAATGATACCACAGGCACTTCATTCCACTCTGCGTGATCCTTTGTATTGAAAATCTCTAAAGTAGTCTCTTTAATGATATCCCCTCTACCCATTAAGGTCTTATGCAACTGAATACAAGCAAATTCATGCATTCCAGAAGCCTTCTCTATGGTAGCAGCTTGTACGCTGTTAAAATCTTGATATAAAGGATACGCATTTACACCAGTTTGCATTTCTGATTTCATACCTACTTTTCTTCCGTAACCGAAAGAAAGACCGATAGAACCAATAGCTTGACCAGGTTGAATAATTACAGGAACATTATTAACAGTAACACCATTAACAGTAACATTGGCATAACTACCATCCAAACCACCATTAGCCACATGCTCGTTCACAAAACCTAAACGCTCCGCATCCGCTTTGGAAACGGTAACATAGTTATCCCAAGATACTCTAGTTACAGGATCCGGAAACTCTTGCAACCATGGATTGTTTGCCTGTTGACCAGCACCCATACCCGTTTTAGGATACAAAGTAAGCTCAACACCACCTCCACTAGTAGCGTTAACCAGACTACTAATTGCCGTAGCAACCGGAATTCCCGCTTGAGCAGTAACCTCCTCAACCACATTAGCCTCAACAGCTTCTTTATCTATTGCAGCTGAAGCGGCATTCTCAGGATCCGCATCAGAAGACATAG from Zobellia alginiliquefaciens includes:
- a CDS encoding cytochrome c oxidase subunit II; protein product: MTTLLTLVVLALVAIAIWQMTKIFELSQLKTENSQIANDSDNNTNGYLLFAFLIFIYGITIFSFWKYSKFLLPEAASAHGAEYDSLMLVSFIIIFFVQTLTQALLHYFGYKYRGVEGKRALFFADSDRLEFIWTIIPVIVLSGLILWGLYTWTTIMDVNDEDDPLIVELYAQQFSWTARYGGEDNVLGKANVRMIDINKANVLGLDESDTYAADDIIVKELHLPVGRKVNFKMRSQDVLHSAYMPHFRAQMNCVPGMITEFSFTPIYTTEEMRQNPDVADKVKRTNAIRSERAANGEENSDPWEFDYILLCNKICGKSHYNMQMKIIVETQEEYDAWVAEQKTFGQNVMGQASTDEFKNIETATASH
- a CDS encoding quinol:cytochrome C oxidoreductase, whose protein sequence is MYTFSNKLKIGSFILMALGVLGIAIGFISAPSTVEEAKAIVASHSDGHGDAHGAVEAHGAVAADGHGEAADAHGEVHDSSHDEHLLHQLQNKPWAALYVAAFFFFMIALGVLAFYAIQRAAQAGWSPLLFRVMEGITAYLVPGGIVVFVILVLSVLHMNHLFVWMDADVVAHDHLLQGKKGYLNPTFFLIRAAVFLGGWIFYREYSRKLSLRQDESNDDSNFKLNFRWSAGFLVFYLVSESIMSWDWIMSVDPHWYSTLFGWYVFASMFVSGITVIAMVTIYLKSRGYLPDVNDSHIHDLAKFMFGISIFWTYLWFSQFMLIWYSNIPEEVTYYVTRIADYRLPFFGMIAMNFLFPVLLLMNSDYKRLNWFVVLAGIVILGGHYMDIFNMIMPSTVGDQWFIGIPEIGAVLFFAGLFIFWVFRALSTAPLQPKRNPFIEESRHFHY
- a CDS encoding c-type cytochrome translates to MNSFSKIGIVFGLLLCVTACADKNSPNYQYMPNMYEPVGYEAYGEVDFLPNRQEAMSPPEHTISRGWIPYGYENTPEGKELARVQSSPLDSLNIEEDLAAGGQLYTIYCAICHGDKGDGQGTLVKREKILGVPSYSDAARNITIGTAYHTIHYGLNSMGSYASQMDTKEMWQVSEYVMKLKQDLTK
- a CDS encoding DUF3341 domain-containing protein, which gives rise to MASKAIHAYYDDDDVLMLAVKRVKAAKHHIEEVYCPFPVHGLDKAMGLAPTRIAITSFIYGCIGLTVATVMMNYIMIEDWPQDIGGKPSFSYLENMPAFVPIMFELTVFFAAHLMVITFYMRSRLWPFKEAENPDVRTTDDHFLMEIDIHDNEKELKDLLLDTGAVEINIVEKNSH
- the nrfD gene encoding NrfD/PsrC family molybdoenzyme membrane anchor subunit, which translates into the protein MASHYEAPIRKPLVIGDKGYHDVSVDIAAPVEGRANKHWWIVFSIALVAFLWGIGCIIYTVSTGIGTWGLNKSVNWAWDITNFVWWVGIGHAGTLISAVLLLFRQKWRMAINRSAEAMTIFSVVQAGLFPIIHMGRPWLAYWVLPIPNQFGSLWVNFNSPLLWDVFAISTYLSVSLVFWWTGLLPDFAMLRDRAILPFQKKIYGLLSFGWSGRAKDWQRFEEVSLVLAGLATPLVLSVHTIVSFDFATSVIPGWHTTIFPPYFVAGAIFSGFAMVNTLLIIMRKVCHLEAYITVQHIELMNIVIMLTGSIVGCAYITELFMAWYSGVEYEQYAFLNRATGPYWWAYWSMMTCNVFSPQFMWFKKLRTSIMFSFAISIVVNIGMWFERFVIIVTSLHRDYLPSSWTMFSPTFVDIGIFVGTIGFFFVLFLLYARTFPVIAQAEVKSILKSSGSKYKKLRDAGQPLYTITKLTETETKEEVITDDVLMGEVVPKQDTTESVSELLSAIGKFDATKETADDLKQIKGVGPQMEATLNEIGIFTFAQVARMTNREYDLLDSITESFPGRAQRDDWAGQAKLLNNKKQ